A window of Salvia splendens isolate huo1 chromosome 8, SspV2, whole genome shotgun sequence genomic DNA:
GGgtttaattttgggaatggagtAACCCTATAAACTTATGCCCCCAAAATTGAAATGTTGGTCAAGAAATCTGTTTGCTTTGGCTGATTTTTCTCTTATTTCAGGATTATTCTAGTCCACTATATTAGCTGAATCTGATTAGGCATACCCAAGAATTTGGTTGTGTTGATCAATATCATTGCAATGTTGCCCCGCTTATGATTATTTTGTATTCGAGAAAATATATTGCCAAAGATTAAGCTATGCAGTTGTTATCGTAGTTTATCCTGCTTTAATGTAGATTGCTGGGAGTGATAAGTTTGTTAAAGTAATTGATTTTCTCCGTCGTCAGCTTCACCGGGAGACTTTGGTGAGCTCGATAATTCTTTTCCCTTTCTCTGtataaactatttttttttcgtgccctgaatttatgttttttctctctttcagTTTGTGTATGTAAACAGTGCCTTCTCTCCGAACCCTGATGAGCTAGTGTTGGATCTGTGTAATGTAAGTTGTTCTTTATATGGCATCTTGGgagatgaaatttttgttaTCAGGCAGATATATTAGCATACTGGTCATACAATTTACAGAATTCTTCTTTCCAGTTTCATTGGAGCATGTTTGAGGGCACATCTTCTCATCTAAAAACAATTTactggagtagtatatttttcgGGATGGACACctcattttttcttaaataggTGTATGTCTAGTGTGCTCTTTGTAACTTTGTTTATGCCCCGTAAATTCATCTCCCCTACTGCATAAGGCACTGGTCTAGAGATATCTAGATGACAGTATCGAGTGTTTCGGTCAGAATGGACTCATATAGAAATTCCCCAGTTCTAATTATTGGCATCTCTAGAAAAGTTTGTTGTCTTTTGCTAGCCACCTTAATGTTACTTCCACAATTACAGTACTCAACGAAACTGGTTCCATAAGCATATCCGAACCTTCCTTCTAGTGTGAATTTGATATATCATACGTTCACTGCATTGCAGAACTTTGGGATTGATGGGAAATTGGTGGTCAATTATGCATGTTCCATGGCGTGGGGTTGATTACTGCCAAGATTTGATTCTGTACAATAATGACAGAGAAGATAGGGTATACTATCAAACTTACCTTCTTTTCTTTCCAGTATCGTGCATATTACCTACTTCAAAAATACTAAATTCGATCTTTCTTTTCCACTGGTAGTTTGATTTTTACATTGATGATCTCAGGTAAAACTGTAGATGCATGTATTGTTTCATTCGAGCTGAATCCACTGTGTTTGCTAGTTTGATGAAGATACTATGAACAGACAGAAATAATCTCGATTTATAGAATAGTATTTATCTAACTCAATTAGCTGTCTTTGATATTTTTGAACTTGTTACAACAAAAAAGTACCTATTTCCGAGGAGTTTATGCAGCCTGATGATCAAGTCCTCTTCTTGATCAGACATGTTGCCTCTCTTGATGTTTGGTCTCAGATAATTCATCCATCTCAGCCTGCAGTTCTTAGCACAACTCGATAAACCTGCTTAATTCGCGCAAACATAAGTAAAAAATTCATAACTTGTGAAAATTTTCAAGTCTTGTATTTCTTGATATAATTGATGAtgaaggtggtggtggtggtggagaccAGATCTAGCAGCACTGGTGGTCCACTGCTTGGCACCATGGACAGCGACGGTGGCTGAAATTCTCCGGTCCTCCTCCGCCGTCCACGGCCCTCTGTTGAGGCCCTTCTTGGACGCCCTGTGCTTCTCTTTGATCGAAGTTGAGGCTCCCATGGAAAATTCTTTCATGCTTTCAAATGGGAGTACTCCCTATTTATTCTTGGAATATATTTATGGGCCTATTTGGGatattaaaataagaataaggTTAGAATTAAGGTGTCACattctttaattattatttcctTTAATTTGTCATTAGAATTTAGTGAGAAAGAAAATCCAAGTGGGAAATCCAAATAATTGAAGCTTATCTATCCATTGTTCCTAGAGTTGAATATTCAGACTATAATTACTCAAGGGGGATGCATGTGGCATTTGTTCCTAACATTGCTTTATAGTTATGGATCAATAAATAAGTATTCATTTTAGTCATGTTGTATAGTTTAAATATCTTGACCTAAGTTTACAAGATTAAATATGGATTACTAGGGTGATCTAAAACTTGAGATGTAGATCTATTCATGTGGGCTAGTGAATATAAGAACAAATATATTCTCTAACTACCATACTCTATTGCTTATGAATATGATGATTGgagattaaaaaatatattgacAGCTAAAAAGAAGTAAAAATACATGAAGAATGACAATATTAAATACAGCCATAACTTTTGATGGGGACAGCCACCCTAGGGCTGCTGAAGaagtttttaaaaattgcaCGATGCATTATTTGCATCTAAGCTTTAAGACAAAAAAAGTAAAACCTAACCTCATTGAAAAGTTATTTTAAGATCATGTTTTTGAGTAGTTAAAGTATAATTATGATAATAGTCTATCCTACTTTTGTAACCTAGAGTTATGATTTGGTTGAAATGATATCaagatttttatattttcttggtAATAGAGTAAAATGAGGTTGTAGTTTATGTGTCGCAATCGAAATTTGGCCTCAGAAATTATGGCATCCAAGTCGAGATTGTTAACAACTAATACTCCTAGTTAATTGCTACATCCGTTTCGCgctagttgagtcattttattttctatactagtt
This region includes:
- the LOC121746188 gene encoding ubiquitin-like protein ATG12 isoform X1, giving the protein MASETRKVVIHLRATGDAPILKQAKFKIAGSDKFVKVIDFLRRQLHRETLFVYVNSAFSPNPDELVLDLCNFHWSMFEGTSSHLKTIYWSSIFFGMDTSFFLK
- the LOC121746188 gene encoding ubiquitin-like protein ATG12 isoform X2, which gives rise to MASETRKVVIHLRATGDAPILKQAKFKIAGSDKFVKVIDFLRRQLHRETLFVYVNSAFSPNPDELVLDLCNNFGIDGKLVVNYACSMAWG
- the LOC121746187 gene encoding transcription factor MYB3-like isoform X2 — translated: MKEFSMGASTSIKEKHRASKKGLNRGPWTAEEDRRISATVAVHGAKQWTTSAARSGLSSCAKNCRLRWMNYLRPNIKRGNMSDQEEDLIIRLHKLLGNRIKSWQ
- the LOC121746187 gene encoding transcription factor MYB3-like isoform X1, translated to MKEFSMGASTSIKEKHRASKKGLNRGPWTAEEDRRISATVAVHGAKQWTTSAARSGLSSCAKNCRLRWMNYLRPNIKRGNMSDQEEDLIIRLHKLLGNRYFFVVTSSKISKTAN